DNA from Desulfitibacter sp. BRH_c19:
CACCTGCTAAAGCTTCAGCATTCATAAGGGCAATTGTCCCTGCCTTTGTAACAGGCATTGTTGCCCCAGCTACAACTCCAGGGGTATACACTACAGGTATTCCATATTCATGGCATTTAAACATTTTGCCAATACCAACTTCAGTATGGATTAGTGGTGAAATTGGCTCTGAATATAAAACCATTAATGGACTATTTCTTAAATTGTCATATCCCCCAACTGCTAAAGCAGCCATATCAATAATCGCTTGTGTATGCTCTGCACTATGTGCAGTAAATATTATGGGCTTAATAGTATTTGCTACCATCACCTTGAATTGATGAAGGTCATTTGTCATTTTGGGTGCATCATTTGCTATACAGTAACTCATTACAAAATCATAGTTTTCAAGTGAGTCCATTAACTTAATAGCATTTTCTACATCCTTTTGGGTTGAATATCTTCTTTTATCTGTATCCATATCAATCATATATGGCATGTCAGACCCAGTACCAAAATAACAGTTATTCTTTTCCAGATGAACCCTTCTTTGTCCTCTTCTATTGCCTAAGGTAACTTTACTTGGGGCGGTTCTAATACATTCCTCTACAAGCCAAGGGGGAATTTTAGCTATATTATCTTTCACCAGACAACCAGCTTCTTTAAGAAGTTTTAACGCTAATGGATGATCTACCCTTGTACCTGTTCTTTGAAGAATTTCTAATGATGCTGAATGAATCCTTTCTAACTGGAATTCACTAACCCAACTCATAAATGGAGTTGTTTGTTCTGAATAATTGGAACGCATAAATGCCATATGATTTTCCTCCTTATTAATCTTCTAATACTTTAATTATTTTTCCTTCTTTTATTAGTTTAACAGCTTCATTAATATCAGGATAGAGCTCCCTGTCATCTCCTAGCTTAGATACTTTCTCTCTCAGCATTTTATAGGCAGCATATGTCCTTGGAGCAGGCTTTGCTTGTCTAAAATCAATCCCTTGACAGGCACATAATAGTTCTATAGCTAAAACATTTTGAACATTCTCTAATATGCTGCGTGCCTTTCTTGCTGCTATTGTTCCCATACTTACATGGTCTTCTTGAGAAGCAGATGTAGGTATTGAGTCAACACTAGCAGGATGGGCTAAAACCTTGTTTTCACTTACAAGAGCGGCTGCCGTATATTGTGCAATCATGAAGCCACAATTTATACCTCCCCTTTCTGTAAGAAAAGCGGGAAGCCCTCCGCTTAACGCCGGATTAGTCAGTCTTTCCGTCCTTCTTTCGGAAATATTTGCTAGTTCAGATAAAGCTATTCCCAAAAAGTCCATGGCAAGGGCTAGTGGTTGTCCATGAAAATTTCCACCAGATAATACATCTTCCTCCTCAGGAAA
Protein-coding regions in this window:
- a CDS encoding trimethylamine methyltransferase — protein: MAFMRSNYSEQTTPFMSWVSEFQLERIHSASLEILQRTGTRVDHPLALKLLKEAGCLVKDNIAKIPPWLVEECIRTAPSKVTLGNRRGQRRVHLEKNNCYFGTGSDMPYMIDMDTDKRRYSTQKDVENAIKLMDSLENYDFVMSYCIANDAPKMTNDLHQFKVMVANTIKPIIFTAHSAEHTQAIIDMAALAVGGYDNLRNSPLMVLYSEPISPLIHTEVGIGKMFKCHEYGIPVVYTPGVVAGATMPVTKAGTIALMNAEALAGVVISQLHVKGAPIIIGGGATPMDMRTTATLYGSPDAQMNYAIMTQLSQYYQIPNFTEAGCVNAPLPDAQAGFEAGIGLLTCQLAGANLVHDVGYLEGGKTGYLPFLVMCDDYIAGARHMGRGTRIDEETLAIDVIDEVGVGNNFLNHQHTFDHFREEIWQPRLFNRYIWEDWEQRGKKSYLDAHKDEVRRVLEADNPNLVDNNTITEMDKIIAIIEK